The nucleotide sequence CTTGCAACTTAAAAAGCCTTAAAGAAAAGTCAGATAATCAATTCTGAGTTTTCTTTGTTGAACTGTATAGGATTTATAAAAAAAACGAATGTTTCTGACTGTATTGGGAGTGTATCTTTGTTCAATGTCCATGTCACCTGATCTTTGCAGCTTGCCTACATGTGGCCTGTGTCGTCCAGCAGAAGGATGCAAGGCAATGGTTTGCTGAGCTGTCTGTTGATATGGAAAAGGTACTCAGTTTTTTATTCCCACCACTTGTTATGGACTGACCAGAAATGGTAGTCATGGTTGTCTTACACATCTGCAATACTGATTTGAACTCAGTGCTTTTGTTAGATGCTGTTGCAGTTAGGCAGATCTCTTTGGAAAGGAGACAATGTCAGGTTATTTGGTTATCACTCTGCTCTGAAAGTCAGGACAAAACCACTTCATAATAGAAGAGCATTGTTGGTATTGCCATGTTCCAGACAGAAATATAAACCAAATATCTTTTACATTGTTTGCCAGAAAAAGAATCCCCAGTATTTTTCTGTCACAGAAGATTGTCTGTACAAGTTTGACTTTAAGTTCACGTGCGTGTGATTTTCTGATTCACTTTTCAGCATCATGTCAGCACACCATTCTCATTTTCTCCCTATACATGTTCAGAGTGTAGCATAGTGTAGAACATTTTTGACACTTTCAGGATCCCTAGCACCATGACTTCAGTCAGTGCTAAGCAGGGAGACACCAGGATCATTCAGTTGAGTTCCCTGCTAATGCAAATTCTAATGTCAGTAATCCCCTTCATTAATTTATTAGGTTTCAAGGTACAGTTGTTCTTGTAGTAACAATGTTCTTCATCCTCACTagtttcttttactttttagGTTGGCTTCTTTAACCTTTATTTAGCTCTAGCAACCAGGTCGAAGTAGTACTCATATTCCTTATTGCACTGTTTCGCTCagcacattttgttttcagtcttttttaGAAACTGAGTGTCTGGAATTAACAAGCCTGTTATGATTGAGAAATACCATTTCTCTCTATGCCCTTGGTATTGCCCTTTATCCCACTGATGTTATGGCACTGTGTTTGTATTCCAGGATTTGTCTTGAAATGTAAACATAATGTGGATGCTATGCTGCATGGAGAGCTCTGTGAATTATGCTGTCATACATTTAAAGGCAGGGTGATAATAAACTGGCAGCCAAGGAGAAGCAACTTATATTTAATAGATAAAATTACCATAAGCTTGATACTGAGTATCTTTGAATGTTTACTTGTATTGGGTCTTGGGTCGGTGATAAAGCCTgagcttgatttttttcacacaAACACCATGGACATGGTGAAGCATGAACTGTGACTTTCGTTTCAAGGACAAAATATATTGCTCTAGCATTTAATCAAAGATTGtgtattaaaaagaataaagaaagtaAATTCTACTTTATTAATTTAGATAATGATGAAACATATTATGAATGAAATATTCTCCAGCTTTATATAGAATATTGCACCAGCTTTTATATAGAATATTGCATTagaaatttaaaggaaattaaggTAGATAGAAAGTCCAAACTGGTATGGAATGCTTACACTTCCAGAAGCAGAATATGCAGTGTCAAGAATTCGTATTTTATGTATATAAGAATGTaagaagtatttaaaaactCCTTGGCTCTGTTCCTTGGAAGGAAAGAGTTCAGATGaatgttttgtggtttggggcttttgttttcccacaCTGTTCCCCTGATATGTATGGAACATTGATAATCATCAATTACTGTATTGATCATGGATGGTCATATAGATGCAGTCATGCATGCAAGTCTGTATTTTCCCAGGAGCTCAGTTATAGGCTGTGACAGTAgttgcaaataaataaataaataaaatggtaTTTAGTTTGCAGGGGAAGAGAAGCAGTAAATACAGTCGAAAGGGAAAGTATTCTGTTCAGGCTTTGATTCACAATTAATCAAAAAACTAACTGAATGCTTTTCTGGGACCAGATTAAGTGTGAGACAGCTCTGTTTATAATATGAAAATTGTGTTGCTTAGTTTCAGCTTGGGGCCTGTTTAGTTAATTGCACACTTAAACAGGCTATGACAAAGATAAAATCACTATTGTGTCTGACCTTAGgctctcttttctttctaatacAGATTTTAGAAATAATCAGGGTTATTCTGAAGCTGTATGAGCAGTGGAAGAACTTTgatgagagaaaagagatggCTACTATTCTTAGTAAAATGCCTAAACCAAAACCACCTCCAAACAGGTATGGTACTTCCTTATTTCATCTTTCCTGTGGAAAATCTACACTATGATCTTAAGAATGTGTAAATGTTTAATTCAAGGTGTGGGGTATGTTTTTACAGTGCAGACATTTCTGATACAAAACCAGTCTGATTATTTAGGAGCTAGTGGGAAGCATAACATTATCTTACAGAGAGTGTTAATGTGATTAGAATGTGATCAATACAGCTCAGCAAATGTAAGGAACCCCAGTGTGAAGCTCCACGGCTGGGCCAGATTCAATGGAACTGGGCCTGCTTGATGTCGTATTTAATTACTGTGATTAAATATCGCTGCTGGGAATCTGCACATGCAAATTCCTGTGCACATGCTTATGTAATGTGAACTTCGCAGTGTTGACTTCAGAAGCAGATTCAGCAGGCAGCTTCATGGGTTTATATTGAATTTGTTATTCACATAAATACAGTGAAGTTATTTATGCATGCTGAGAataacatttgcattttttttattaaactgaGCAGAACATTTTGACCTATTTATGTATAtgttgaagtattttctttccaaagatttttattactttcagaatactgtattttttaattaaaaaaaaaaagataaaaatgtaatGTAATGCTTCTTATTGAAGAtacatgtttttgttttcttcaacaGTGAAGGAGAACAGGGTCCAAATGGTAGCCAGAACTCTAGTTATAGCCAATCTTAAGGCATTCCAAAGAATTACTTTATGGACCACTTTGACTCAAGACATCCTGGGATATTTCCTGTGTTCATGAAATGGACAGAAGGTTTTAGTAACATCTTTGACAAAGAACTCGAAGAATAAATAGCTTGTTTGTGTCAAgcattttgaaagctttttctCTAAAACTACATCATTTTCTCTGACGCTGGAACAAATGTGCTAAGATTTTTCAGTGTAAGGAATCAAACTTTAAACCAAGCTGCAAAAGATTAATGTTTTTCACTCAAAACAGATAGTTCattattggttttatttgtgTTGAGGTGAACTATTTTTAGAGTGACAGTAACCCGAGGCCTAAATGTAACTGTATTAATGACTTGTGTTGTCTTCATTTTGTTTGTGACTGAAGGAAGATAGTGCACTCTATGTTGAATCTATCCATTACCTTCAGTtttgttgatttaaaaaaaataaatacagattcTGCAACAAGTAACACAGTCCTTCAAAAACAAATGCCTAGAAAAGCCTGTAAAGAATATTCTAACAGTTCTAAtgaaaactgcaggaaagaaagTCAGTTGCTATTTTTGGGTTTAAAAAGCTATATTCCTCAGTAAATCTACTTGGTTGTTTTTGCCATGATACAGTAGCCCAGCTTGCCAGAGAAGTGCAATATGTATAGTGattctgcagttttctgaaACATTTCAAGTGTTAGAAATTAAGACAACCCAACATactagtaatttttttttcaaataaacatACTGTATGGTACAATCGGAATATTTCACAATCAAGTACAAATCTGGAtattattgctttttatttttggtgaatttttttgTAGAAAAGATATACACTGTTAGTCTGCCTTCACTGTTAGTGTGAATTTGTGTGGTTCATTAGAGAGTTTATTTAAGAGGATCAAGTGTTTGGTGAGCTTCATACTGGCTAATTTTAATTGGGATGTTAGGAGCAACTCTAGAATAACTGAAATGGGATTCCTTGGTTACCTTTGTGCTggagaaaatgtaatttcttcaAACAGAAGGCCATATCCTGCGTTCCTTACTCAGGCAAATATCCCACTGAAGACAGGAATTGGCCTTAATTGattacttgatttttttagataattttgtttctaaGTTCTGTACAACTTTATTTTGAATGATAATGCCAACTTGCCCAAGTATAAAAGTTGAATGGTAAACTTCAGTAAcgttgttctcttttttttttttttctttttttttcctgaaacaacACATTTCACTGCTCTGGAATCCTGGAGGGAGATTAAAAATGTGTGCTCTGTGATGTGTCTTGGTTCAAAAAAACTGGccccttaaaaaaaccccacctgtTTTTGCAAATACTGTCTTTGTAATTGGCTGGTCATTCAGTGACATATAACTGAAGTGTTTTTATATGTAGCCCATTAGGCTACtagcatttatttctgttcaggTTATTTCCATAAACCATTATGTACACCAGCCCCAGACACTTTGGtgaggtggaaaaaaaatacattttggtCTTTGCTACTTGGTTGCCATTTGATCCATACCTTTTATAGACACTTGATTGATGAAGTGGAATTTGgctattttgctttcatttcttgaaGTCTAAAATGTGTGATTTGTAATGTGGACTTGGGGAATAGAAATAAATCAAAGCAACTTGACCTTTGTTGTGTGGAGTAATTAAACAGGAGCTATTCTTTAGGTAAGCATCAGTCTTCTCACATATACCATGTAATCTGCCAGGAAAGTTCATGTTTTGGAATTGGGGAATTAATTAAGAATACTGACTAAaatgattaaatattttcttgctgctgAAGAGTCTTTGCAGACTTTACTTCACACCTAAAGCAAAATGGGACTGAAATCTCAGAGATAAAATGTCAGGCACTTCTTAATAGTACCTAGAAATTTCTTAAGGCATTTCTCTACTGGAAAGACGAGGCTAATTTTACCAGCTTTGATTCCAGTAAAAACAGCGAAAGGCaataaaatgcagttaaaaGAGCTGGATTCAGTAAAGACAGTTTTAAAAAGATGTTATTTTGAACAACAGGAAATGGAACATAATGTGAATTCAATAGTCTTGCTACTaagcaagcagaagaaaaaaaatcacctttcttGTCTTTCCCGTCAAAGGAGAGGTGCATAAAATTGTGGTATCTCACTGAAAGACAGGTAGCTGAAACTCTTCACAGATTATATGGCAAGAGGTGACTCTGAAGTGTCATAGCAAACACAAGCCATCTATGCcaaaaagacttaaaaaaattccaaaggaaACAAACTTTATCAGACAAGTTATTTAACCCAAACCCCATCATTTGGAAGGTAAATTAGAAAGAATCATGTAATTTGGTAAGCTGCAAATAGTTTGAGCAAAAATCTTGCAAAAAACCTACCATGattaataaaaaaggaaaataaaaaagaggtgTAAAGTAATTTTCCCAttataaaaaaaccaactcaaaaTCTCCTCAGTTTAGAAAAGACAATAGGTTAGAAAAATCAGAGGTCGTGTGAGGACTGATAGAGGACAATGCTCACTTCTGACAGAAGAAGTCAGAGCAGCTGATGAATACTTGGCAAGTTGAGAAGCAACAAAAGGAAAGATTTCTCACCGCTGCTGTGTCTGATGGGAGTTTCTGTTGAAAATTTACAAATACCCAAATATAGTAAGACATGCAAAGCCTGAAGCGCTCTGAGTTGTAAATGGGAGTAATCTGGAGATTGTACCACTACGTACTAATCCTGTTTAATGCTCTTCTACAGATGTTTATTACCAGTTGCTGCCAAACAGACAATAGCGGGCTAGATAGATCTTGGTGTAACACAGAAtaacttgtttattttttaatatagtgGTTACGTAGTTTTAGATGTTCCCAAGAAACGTTAATTTAGGTACAAATGGAAGCACTGGCTGCTCATGACTAAGTACCGACTTCATTGATTAGAATACCTTGCTTTGTTCATTTGTATGCTGAAGTTTTGTGGCTTGATCAATACAGCAAAGCATGATGAATTATACATTTAACTAAATCATGAAATCCTCTATACCCTCTGACCTTAATGATCTTCAAAAGGCATTGAGGCCTGGCACAACAGAGCCAGCAGTAAGTTTCTGTTGTCCCCTTGATACTAGAATATCTGCAGTTTGACTATTCTAACAAATTCTAAACCAACTACCCGACACAGGTATttgagaaataataattttatttgtccTATCATCATTAGTTTAAGCAGTCATAAACTACATCATACAAAAAAGTAAACATAATCTGCACTTAGGGTCTCTTCACATGCATTCACCAAAACCATAACCCAAAATAAAGGTTGAAAGATGAGCAAATTTAATGTCCTCTGTTTGTGTCATAGTCTTCAGGTATAATATAAACGAAGCAGTTGATATGCATGGCTGTTTGAAGGTGAATGTCCATTGACACAAGAAGCCAGTAGTGAGCTTTATTATGGAAGTGGAATGCATGTGGTTTGCTAAAACCTCCAAGCCATCCTGAAGCCTTGATAGGGTAAGGGGTGGGGCTGtcatcttcatttcttttctggaGGTTCATGTTTTACCCAGTCATCAAAGCCACCAGCATACTGCTGAACTCTGAAAATATGCAGAAGATACCTTTCTCAAGAAGAGTCCTTAATATTGTCTCTTAAAGACGACACAGCAAAAAAGACTGAaaccaaaagtaaaaaataaacacacaaaaccccacaaacaaacaaacaaaaaactcccacaaaaaacagattaaaataaagagaaaacacagaaattctcCACAACCATATACACTTGTACCTAGCTTCAATGAGCCAGACTGACATTCCTTTTACTCTAATACTGCCTGCTTTCATGCAGTGAGTTCTGTAActcttttcttccaaattacAATGTTGTTCAAACATCAAGCAAGAAATAGTAGCTGGATCAATGAAACAGTTGCcagttcttttttaaaagagtgaGAAGAGACTTACAGCAGTGGGAGATATACACATCTATTTATTATGTCTTATACTTCAGTTGTCACCAAATAAACCCTGCACACTGATCTTTACTTCCTTGCAAACCTACATGCTCTCTCTGTAGATCTGACATCAACCTGTGCAAAACTAAACTCTAACAAAAATCCACTATGCAAAACAATATTTACTCCTTCAATTGGGTATTATGAAAAACAGGTATTGGAGGatatttttcactctgaaaCAAGAACATGCTTCCATACTTTTGACTAGAAATAATGTGAATGTTCCAGTTCCTGAATTGCAGTTCAGTGAAAACATCGGCAAATAACTGATGTCTTAAATTTTATCTGCAGTCTTCAAGACAGCAAAGCACCTTCCTAAGATAGGTTTAACAATTCTGCAAACCAAATGTTGCATTTCACTCTATCATCATAGTCATTTTGTCAACTATTGCCTTCACTGCTTTACTCCTGGCAAATAATCCAAAGCTTTACAGGAAGTGAAGGCATCCTTTGTCACCAGTGAACTGTAAAGGCAGAACTGCAATTCAACAAAGGGTGTGGTTTCTCAAACTATTTAAGACTGTACTACTACCAAAGCAAGCAGTTCTCCACCTTTACAATCTTCCTGTATCTCAGGACTAATGCTTATGGAGCTCTTTAAGGAAGAAACATCTCAGCAAGGGAGCCCTAAGAGGCAGAAGGACCCTTCAGTGGCAGGGTCTTGCAGTAGTTTGTGTCACCAGTGGCACATGTGCAGAGCCACTGAAGGGCTGTTTCAGAGGACAGTACACCTCACTTTGCTGCAACACCCAATGGCATCCTTCCAGGTTCAGTGGAGACAAGAGGAGGTGTCTAACTCAAGTACCAATTGTTTTGTTCATATTCCACATATAAATTTTTACCCTTGCACACAAGGTGAGTAAGTGTTCTGCTTCATGGGGGGAAGGAGCATTAATCCCATCCTTACACACAAAGTAAAAAGTCATACCTACTGAAACCCAAGGACATGGCAAAACCAAGTGCTTGTTTACTTCTTGTTCCTGCCAAACAGGAGAAAACCACAGGGTCTGACTTGGATGGCATAGTTTGATTATACTGCTCCTTGAACTCCGTGGGGTCCATTTGTAGAGCTTCCATTAATTCACCCActgggaaatacagaaaacaagCTATTGTTTATTCTCCATCCAAAGACAGGTTTACATTGCAAGACTTCTAACTCCTCTGGAGGAAAAGTTCAGCCTCATTACATGCCAGCAGCTTTTCAGCAGCGTTCCTCTCTGCTCAGTCACCACCACTTGACCATTCCAGCCAGGAGGAACACGGAACACCCGACGCCTGCAAACAGCGGCGTTGACAACTTACGCGGTATATTGATGGACTCCGGGATTTTTCCAAACCTGTCGATCTCCCACCTCTCCCGCACGTCAATGTGAAGGACGTGTGCCTTCTTCAAGTCTTTGAGCTCCTGGTAGGAGAGATCCTGGTTCGGCGCCGCGGCGGCGCACAGGCTGCGGCAGGGGGGGCCTGGCGGGAGGCACGGCCAGTCAGCCCGGCCGCGGGACGCGCTCGGGGCGGGCAGCGCCGCCAAACGCAGCCGCACCGGGCTGTGCCCGGGCGCCGGCCAAGCCCCGCACGGACCCATTCCCGCCCTGCCCAGCTCACCGGGCGCTGCCGCCCGGCTCCAGcagccgcccgccgcccgcagGGCCAGCGCCGCCCGCCACCAGCCCCCGAGCCCCATCCCGGCACCCCGGCGATGGCGGCCGCCcagccgggcccggcccggcccagcccagccccgccgGCGGGGAGGAGACACCGCCTTCTCCTCAGGGGCGGGGGCCCGCAGCCTCGGTCGCCGTTGGCCCGCGCCGGGGAGCGACGCCGAGGTGGCCGCGCGTGGCACCTGCCAGGTCACACAGACACCGCCTCCGGCCTCGGTACATCCAGCATTTACCCTGCATTACCTGGGCAGGGTAAATTCTACCAGACAGCCCAAACTGTGGAGAAGCCTGAAAGTACCAAAGGCTGGGAGATGAAACAGAGATGAGGAATTTTGATGccaaatcaaatttaaaaaatcccagcctCTGGGTGTAACGTCGAGGACAAAAAGTTATATTAGCAGTGGCCTGCACCACTTTCaccactgtcactgtccccttACAGCCACAGGACATGTGGTCCAGGCACCATCTCATTTCTGGTGACCAATGAGCAGATGGGAATGGCATGAAGCTGCATCAGAGGAGGCTTAGgtcagatattaggaaaaccTTCACCCAGGGGGCGGTCAGACACTGGAACAGCCTCCTCAAGGAAGTGGTCGTGGCCCCAGACCCACCAGACTTCAAGaaatgtttggacaatgctgTGAGGCACATGGTGTGTAATCCTCCTATACTGTACACagtcaggagttggactcaaaCACTGTATGACCcctccaactcaggatattctacGAGTCGATAATCCTTGGTTTCAGtttcaaaatgtttcagttttgaaCTGAAACCCGAATTTTAGTTTTGAAGCTGTCAGTCTTCTAGCCACAAGGACTAATGGCCAAGATGTATGTGAGTGGAGAAATGAGGGTCCTTCTGTTCcacatattttaaatcagtattCCATATTTACTGCATACATTTATAGATATGTTACATACCAGCATTTATAGTCTTTAAAAGCAGGCATGCCGGATCTTCTCATAAAAGATGCACTTTGAGGAGTAGGTTGTTGAATCTTTACTAATTAGagttttccttctcaaaacaagaacaaaatatttcttggtACTGTAAAGTGTGACAAATTGAACTTGGCATTTATAACTGGTTCACTAGCTGCCCTTCTGCCAGCCTCTCCATATGGCCTCCTTGATAGGCATTTGCAAATTGTCTGTCCAAAGCAGTATATCTATACACAAATTGAGGTTTaatgcattttccattttccacaaGGTAAGGATAGAATACACTACTTCTAGAAATTATCTTTTGAAGTATAATTTGCTGTATATTTTATCTGTAGTGAAATAATGACCACAGTTAATCTCCACTTATTGCATGTATCACCATAAAGACCATAAAGTGATCAATGTGAAGCACCAGAACACTTGTCATATGAAATGCATATTCACAGGAAGAAGCATTTTCATGGTTTTGATTTGACCCTGGATCATACTATGTACAAAAAGAGAGAACACACTAGCTTGTTTGCTGAAATAGGAAGCATTCACTAGCCATCTTGTGAAAAATTCAGACAATTTGAGGTCAGAACACATAAAGCTTAGCAAACTCCCGCAGCTTGGTGAAAGGTGGGAAGCAGCACATCCAATTCTCCTTTTGTCTTCATGGCTGCATTCAGTCAACCTCCCTTCAGCAGCTTCCTTTATTTCACCTCTTCTTCACTTGACTTTCCAGTTCTGTACAACCTCCCACACCCAAACCCAGCGGCACCCAACCCAGTTTCCAGTGGCTCCTCCTTCGAGTGCTGGACATCCTTTACTCTGCCTGTCCTCAGTGGGGATATGCACATTCGATGCTGTTCTCCTACAAGTCCCTCCCACGGTGGCTGCCTCGAAAACCCAAGCACGGCCTAGACCCTGCCATAACCTCTGGGTACGACTTTCCACAGCCCTGCGCGCTGCCAAACTTCCTCTTAGCGCGCTGCCCAACTTCCTCTTAGCGCGCTGCCCCCGAGCACAAACCCAGCGCAGCATCTCCAGCTCTTTGAGCAAAATTCAGAAGTGAAGGTCACCCCAGCCTTTGCCCTGAGTTTCCAGGATGCCCCGCAGCCAGACCTGTCGCTACGTGTTGCCTCTCGGGCCCCAGCGCGCTCCCGGGTGGCCCCGCTTCCCCCGCGCCCTTCCCACCCGGGACAGGCGTTGTGCCCTGGAACCAGCACCAGCCCCCGCTGCCACTCGTGTGGAGCCGCCCGAGCTGCGGCtggggcggggagcggcgcggCGAGGCCGGGGgaggagcggagcggagcggagctTCCTCTGCCGCTtcctgccgccgccgcgcctgcccgccgccgcccgccgctccGTGAGTGCGGGgcgcggggagggggcgggcgGCACAGCGCGGGGGGCGCCGGGGCCGCGCCGTGCAGCCGGGGGGGGTCGCGGAGCCTCCGCCGCGTCCTCCcgagggccgggccgggccgatCGGCCCCGCCAAGGCGGCGGCCGGGCCCGCGGCCTGTGGAGCCGCGTCCCagggggccgggcgggcgcgggCTGGGGGCGGTGGGAAGGGGCTCTGCCCCGCCGTGGCCTCGGGCATGGTGGGCCGCCCCTGCCCGCTGCCGGCGGCTCCCGCGGCAGCGTTGTCCGGCGTTTCTCCCGCCGGGCTGGTGGCCAAGTGCGGCTCGTGTTGGGTCGCCGGCGACGAGCTGCTGGTGGCGACCGCCCGCTGTCGGTGTGGAGCGGGTTAACCCTGCCGAGACGAGAACGGCAGCGCCGGGCCGCCTCCGTGAGCCGCAGCGCGTCTCTCGCTGTGTTGGACTGAGGGCGGTCGGTGGCAGCGCCTGTGGCCGCGTTGAACGTGCGGCCCGGTCACTTGGCGGAGGGCGCGGGGCTGCCGTGAGCGCTCGGCCCCGGCTGCGTGTGCCGGCCTGCagctgccgccgccgcggccTCAAGCGTGGTGTTGGACGGGCACGGAGATGTCCGTGCCCGGGGATCGTATGACAGCCCGGTGCCGGTCTTCACGGTTAGCCTGAGACGTAGTATTCTATACCTATAGCTGCAACTTTCCACGTTTTAGTTATTATTGGGATTCTCTGTTTTGAttcctgggggtttttttccttttctttctttcttttgctgtcaTTTGCCCTTTACTTTAGGACTTTGTCCTGCCCTTGCTGTACCTGTGTTGCTACTTGCACTATTAAACAGGATATGCACAACAGCATATTAAACGTAGGTGCAGTAGAATGAAGACATCAAGAACGTAGAAGCATATGGCAATAGCTGCAGGTGTAGCACTGTATTCTAATTGCATGTCGTCTTTAACTACAAGTATTTCCAGTTCCTTTAAATAATCCTCTCAAACAAGCATAAGGAACAGACTTGTATTTAAAGGATTCTTTCTGCTCTCGTTTTCTagcttttaaaacagaaacataGTAATGGCATGAGCATGTGCAGGCTTGAAGCAGATTATGCCTTTGTGAAATTGTTCTTGTGTTTACTacatttgtaaatattttgtcagaGTTCTTCATGAAATATTGAAGAAGTGGTGTTCTGTAGCTTTATTTCTGTGAGATTCACAGAACTGCAGCTAGTGTCTCAGGGGTTCTGTTTTGAGCATCAGTTGTAGATCGAGGACAAGTTGTTCTGCTTCAGACATGCCATCAAAGCAAACTGGGGCAGTctttgtggaggaaaaaaatggaattaaatattttgttcttgaCGGCAAGACTTGGACTTTCAAAGAGCTCAAACTAGTAGTAACTTACTGTTTTATCTGTTCTCACTGATCAACCAACTCCCACAACACCTTTCCAGAATAGATGGGAAGTTAGGGGCAGCCATTGTCTTCCTTTATATTCTCCAACTCAGCCCTTTAGGTGTAGGTACAGCAGGAGCCTTAGCTTAAAGTATTGAGTGGGTTTCAGCCTTCTGTCTCACACACAGGCTTCAACCACagttcctttttaattttttgaattCACAGAGTGAGCATTTCTCCGAAGTTCATCCATTGCTCATATTGCCCTTTATTTTCTGGAGTGCTTTTTCCCTAGTTTTTGCGGACATGGTTATCCTGGTGAGCTACTGTGAGTTCACTGGTTACTTTCCAGCTGTTTCAGTTCTTATGCCCTCAGATTTTCTGTGGTGATGGTACAGTAATGTTGTTGTTTATATCATGGGAGTGCACAGTCTGTCATCTGGCTGCCTTTTTGCATACAAAGTTTTACCTTGCATCATTAGTTATAAGCTGTGGGTCTTTTTATGGTACTTaggtgtggtttttttaataaaggatgAATTTTCTAGAAAGACCAATGTTGGAGCACACATGCATCTTTCCagatgtttttcccttttggtatgttataaaaaacccccaaacatttAATGT is from Serinus canaria isolate serCan28SL12 chromosome 3, serCan2020, whole genome shotgun sequence and encodes:
- the TSTD3 gene encoding thiosulfate sulfurtransferase/rhodanese-like domain-containing protein 3; the encoded protein is MGLGGWWRAALALRAAGGCWSRAAAPGELGRAGMGPCGAWPAPGHSPVRLRLAALPAPSASRGRADWPCLPPGPPCRSLCAAAAPNQDLSYQELKDLKKAHVLHIDVRERWEIDRFGKIPESINIPLGELMEALQMDPTEFKEQYNQTMPSKSDPVVFSCLAGTRSKQALGFAMSLGFSRVQQYAGGFDDWVKHEPPEKK